In Cervus elaphus chromosome 3, mCerEla1.1, whole genome shotgun sequence, the following proteins share a genomic window:
- the MUCL1 gene encoding mucin-like protein 1 gives MKFLVFLALVAVSTFLVSGQDTGTIPASSSPATESTTAATSTAAPTTSTAAATSTAAATSTAAPTTSTAAATSTAAPTTSTAAATTTTAAKTTMSYEDCLFYFRFTPWLRIIYC, from the exons ATGAAGTTTTTGGTGTTCCTGGCACTGGTGGCAGTTTCCACCTTCCTGGTTTCTGGCC agGATACAGGAACAATTCCTGCTAGTTCTTCTCCGG CCACAGAGTCCACTACGGCTGCGACATCCACTGCTGCTCCCACCACATCCACTGCGGCTGCGACATCCACGGCTGCTGCCACATCCACTGCTGCTCCCACCACATCCACTGCGGCTGCAACGTCCACTGCTGCTCCCACCACATCCACTGCGGCTGCCACAACCACCACTGCTGCCAAGACCACCATGTCCTACGAAGACTGCCTCTTTTATTTTC gtTTTACCCCATGGCTTCGGATCATTTACTGCTAA